The Mytilus edulis chromosome 5, xbMytEdul2.2, whole genome shotgun sequence genomic interval GATGTTACCGTCAATATTTGAACTATCAtggaaagtttgttttttttaatattcgcCATGGCAGATGTTACCGACAACACTTCACAAACTAAAACAAGCAAATCCCGTCCGACTTTTCATGCAATAACATGGACATGATTTGAATTTTAGATCCACAAATTGCATTACGCTGCTTGAAGAATTTAGGACAACATTTAAAAGTtcaattaaaacacaaaattgttTTCTATACATGGTTTAtccgaatattttttttttcattatttctgttttgtatttgaaaaatttataatataaaaaataagatgtggtattattgccaatgagacaactatccacaaaagaccaaaatgacacagacattaacaactatgggtcaccgtacggccttcaacaatgagcaaagcccatacctcatagtcagctataaaaggccccgataagacaatgtaaaacaattcaaacgagaaaactaacggccttatttatgtaaaaaaataacgaaaaacaaatatgtaacacatagacaaacgacaaccactgaattacaggctcctgacttgggacaggaacatacataaataatgtggcggggttaaacatgttagcgggatcccaaccctccccctaacctgggacagtggtataacagtacaacataagaacgaactataaaaatcaattgaaaatggcttaactcatcagatggacaaatatataagtggacgtggcccggtacttatacatcccgacacgaaaagacacaatgaacagatctgagagtactcgcagttatctgacagctagttcaaagccactaacaactaataaaaaaatcatggaactaagactaaactatcaatccgtacacatccaacatcccatggatttagtgtaaagaagTCATCAATAGCCAGAGAAATACATGACCTTGTACAATGCCAAGTTAAGAATGTTTGAAAAATTTTAGTTCAGGTGTATGAAGGATTTAACTGCAAATTTCCATAGTATGTGGAGCGCAAATGTTCTTTGGTTTAACAGGTGAAAAAAAGCGCAAACGTGCATTCCTCCGTACAACCGTGATGCTCATTTATAAATCTACACGTAATttcaatttgtacattttttttaacatttatacacGTAGATAATATATACGCAAACAATTATTTGTTTCCATATTTGACAAAATGGTTATCAAAACTACCCCGTCTCATTATTGAAGAAAACCCTATATATATCAGTGTCAGGATTTCTATTAAAATCCTTTTcacatttaatatcatacaattTACTGCATTTTGATGCGGTAACTATATGCGTACTTGTTGAATTAAGATAAAACTTATATTCTCCGAGTTCAACAATCAAGGTTAATAACTATTTTTCATCTTTATCTAAATTTATTcaaccaacaaaaaaaatatcgaaCAACAGACCTTTTATTGTGAAAAATAATTCTGATATGAAAtcgttttattcatttatatatttttttttaaacttttttttaatttatctatgttTTCCTCATGTCAGATCTTTGGCGTTATCAGTTTTCGCCTTTTCActtcgtttatttttattttgtggttaTTTCACTCATTTTACGGCAGTTGATAATTTTGGgcaaaatttcaaagaaattctACAAATTCCTTGACATTGAAAAAGTAATCGTTAATCTTAGAGTATGTGTTAgtttaatttaatatttgtaGCACATTGGTGTATACTTTCAACATTTCTTTCGTATGACCTCTAATTTTCACGCgatactttttttacattaaaatgcAGCAAATCAATAATTATTATCCATTTTGATTCTGTTATACATATTTTCCATAGTTAGAATGATTTTTTGTATCCTGAATATGTATAAACAGAatgtctgtctgtccttccgtttGCATATTCCATCTGCAACTTCtccttcttttaaaatattatagaatgttcagtaaaaagttatatcatgttttattttattaacgaTCAATTGTTTTTCCATAGCATAACTCGGATTTTGTGAATGACGGTTTTAAAATGTGTGAATTCTGCTTATGTATTGTAGCATTGTAGAGCTATTtgttaatattctttttttttctttctttctctgaataatatatctttatcatatacGTTTATACAAATTGACTGAAACTTTCTAATTAAgcttaaacatttttaaaatgtataacaaGATAATTAAATGCATTACTTTCAGACTGTATAAGATAATGGTTTGATAGACTTAAGATTTTTCAAGATGATAGATGTTCGGAAGCTGTTAGCAGTTATCTGTATATTAAGTTTGTCTTTCGGGCAAGGTAAGTTTACCTTGTTTACCTGTCACTGATATAAAGTGTTCAATTATCTCTATTTAATCTTTTTTCCTGCGTAAACCGTAAAACATTGTCTGGTAAGCTGTGAAGAAGTCATCCAATGACACGCGCCTTATTATCAACAATCTTTTTATCAAAGAACAAACTTTGTTGTCAACCGACGTTTTCTTATATCATCTGACAAATTATATGTATCAAACTGATATCGCAGCGCCAGTAATATAACGACATATAAAGCTGCACCTTACATTAATAGTGACAATAGTCAAAATAAGACCAATACAGAAGATCGCATGGTGATCtattgtagagagttgtctctttagcaataataccacatctttttttaatattttgattctgTTTCGTCAATGTATCGAGTAACgtactaaaaaatattaaaaaaagagaagaaaCAATAAAACTTGACAATACTGTAATAGTCTGTTCCTTCTGAAACACATTAatgttgtgtgtgtttttttttttaaatcatttgaatTTCAACTAAACCGATAGACCAACTATATTTTTATAGTTCCcgaattcatattaaaaatgaatggatttatacaaattctattaaagaaatatatgtaacactaatttaaataaataacgAATCGCTAAAAAGAACAAACTAGGTATCATAAATATAAGCAACATAAGAAAATAATGTAAACCTTTGaaaaattgattgattttaatttcaaaacaaaatgtggtatgactgcaTATAATACAAATATCGACCAGAGATCAATTGACATAGATGTAAGTAACTGTATGTTAATTGTGCTACCTACAACACTAAACTTCAACAAAAACACAAGTTTTAAGTTAGATGGGTCTAACATAAAAAATGGTTTCTGATTTCTTTTAAAACCTATTAGACTGCAAATGTATCATGAAATAGTTGAGTAACTTTATGACTTTTATGTAAtgatttacattttgataaatttaatgtaataatttacattttgataaatttaatgtaatagtttacattttgataaattcaatgtaaataatttacattttgataaattcaatgtaattatttacattttgatatatgTAATGTAagatttacattttgataaattttatgtaataatttacattttgataaatttaatgtaataatttacattttgataaatagGTCCTCCTGATAATATAGGAAGAGAGTTTGTCGTGTCTTTTATGGAGAATGATGAATACGGCAATGTTTTTCCGCTGGAATTGTATGTAACTACGTCAGAGAAGCATCCTGTCCATGTAACAATTACATCACCAAAATGGACGAAACCTTCAGTATCAGAATCCGTCACTGTCACACCTGGACAGGTAGTCAGGGTCAATATAAGTGACGAGTTCCGTATGAAGGGGAGTTTGAAATCCTCTAAAGCACTCCTTGTTAAGTCGGATGGTGACATTGCTGTTTACGGAGGAAACAAGGAGGACTATTCTAATGATGTGTTCTGTGGTATTCCTACAGATGCATTAGGGAACGAGTACTATGCTATGTGCTACGGACCAGCGTACCGTAAAACTGAACTTGGAGTAGCAGCCACACAGGACAACACTGTAGTTAAAGTAACGCTTCCAAAGGCTCCTAACATGACTGTCACATACAATTCAACGACTTACCATGGAGGAGATATGATAACTATAAACTTAAACAAATACGAAAACTTCCAACTACAAAGTATCGGTGATTTAACGGGTGCACATATTGAAGCCACACATCCTGTTTCGGCATATAGTGGTAATATCAAAACAAACATTGGTACGGGGAAATTTCAAGACCATCTGGTAGAACAGCTTACGCCTGTTGATACTTGGGGAAAAAAATTCGTAACAGCTCCAATTCCAAAAAGAACCGTCGGGGACTACTTCCGTGTTGTAGCGAGTGAAGACAACACTGTAGTCAATATCGCTGGCATGCCATCCTTCACCCTTGCAAAAGCAGGTGAATGGAAGCAAATTCAACTTCCGTCTAAGTCGTACAAGTCAATTAATGCATCAAAGCCTGTACTGATGGCACAGTTTGTTTTAAGTCAACTGGACAAGTATGAGCCGGCTGATCCGTCTATGATGATTATCCCACCTTATGAATTGTTTAATTCCGGATATACTTTTGCTACACCAGAATACTcacatcccgaatttttcaagtATGAAAATCAAGTTTTGCTGGTAATCGAATCTTCTAAGAAAGATGGACTACTACTAGACGGAAAACCTTTACCAAAGGGAACAAAATGGAACCCAATTGAAGGAACAACTTTAGTCGGAACGTATGTCGATATTCCAAAAGGATCACATTCAGTGGTACATAAAGATTCCTACACAATATTTGGAAGCTACCTCTATGGTCATGCCTACCATGAATCCTATGCTTTTCCAACAGGAATGAGATTAGCAAAGATAAACGCGGTAAGACTAAAGATACATTCCATATGTTTCCTTATTTCTCATATTCGtatgcatattttatatatttaataatttattacaCTGATGTGGTTTCCGATTgctcttctctttttttttttaatttgagtgcCACATGTAAGTCTTATGTTGACGACAGGCACATGTGGCGTACTTAATCTGTTATCTTTGGTGACTTGTTtctagttaaacatgtttgtaggTATAAACACTTTATTACAGGATTATAATTGGCCGATCCATACGTATTATAATTTTTACATGATACAAACtaaaatctattttatttacattttgaaattttaaacgaAAACGACTACTTTCTTTATATGGCCAATGGTACATTTTCGAATACTCATTTTACACTAAAATGAGATgtgatttaaaatatattttgcagCCATGTAAACCTACGACATCAGTTGATGGTGATGGTTTAGACAATGACTGCGATGGTAAAATAGATGAAGAATTGTGCACAACCGATAACAAGAAACAAGGCAAGTGTCTTCGTTGTGTAAAGTACTTGTTCATAAAATGTCCTTCTTGCgttgacgacccattggtggccttctgctgctatctgctctatggtcgggttcttgtctctttgacatattatccatttccattctaaattttatcaaatattgtgAATGATTAGACCGTCTGGATGGGGTTtgcagaatagagaatactggggcaAAGTGCAGAACAAAGGGCTAGAAAATAGGGTGTTGGAATAGAGAGATTagataacaatgaacaaaattgagaaaacagagaaaaatggttaaaaaaaaaccgGAACACAGAATTAATGGACC includes:
- the LOC139525288 gene encoding IgGFc-binding protein-like, which produces MIDVRKLLAVICILSLSFGQGPPDNIGREFVVSFMENDEYGNVFPLELYVTTSEKHPVHVTITSPKWTKPSVSESVTVTPGQVVRVNISDEFRMKGSLKSSKALLVKSDGDIAVYGGNKEDYSNDVFCGIPTDALGNEYYAMCYGPAYRKTELGVAATQDNTVVKVTLPKAPNMTVTYNSTTYHGGDMITINLNKYENFQLQSIGDLTGAHIEATHPVSAYSGNIKTNIGTGKFQDHLVEQLTPVDTWGKKFVTAPIPKRTVGDYFRVVASEDNTVVNIAGMPSFTLAKAGEWKQIQLPSKSYKSINASKPVLMAQFVLSQLDKYEPADPSMMIIPPYELFNSGYTFATPEYSHPEFFKYENQVLLVIESSKKDGLLLDGKPLPKGTKWNPIEGTTLVGTYVDIPKGSHSVVHKDSYTIFGSYLYGHAYHESYAFPTGMRLAKINAPCKPTTSVDGDGLDNDCDGKIDEELCTTDNKKQGKCLRCVNKSS